CCCCGCATTTGTCGCCGATCAGCAAGCTGTCACACTGCGTATAGTTCCGAGAGTTCTTGGCCTTGGGGTGCATCGAGACCTGACCACGATAGGTGTTCTGCGCAACGCCTGCCGAGATGCCTTTGGACACGATCCGGGACTTGGTGTTTTTACCAAGGTGGATCATCTTGGTGCCGGTGTCGGCCTGCTGGTGGTTGTTGGCAATCGCGATCGAGTAAAACTCGCCCTGGCTTTCTTCGCCGCGCAGGATGCAGGAAGGATATTTCCAAGTGACGGCAGAGCCGGTTTCCACCTGCGTCCACATCATCTTGGCGCGATCCCCACGGCAATCTGCGCGTTTGGTCACAAAGTTATAGATGCCGCCTTTGCCGTTCTCATCCCCTGGGAACCAGTTCTGAACGGTAGAGTATTTCACCTCGGCGTCTTCTTCGATGATGATCTCAACCACAGCGGCGTGCAGCTGCGCGGTATCGCGTTGCGGCGCAGTACAGCCTTCGAGGTAGGACACATAAGAGCCCTTGTCCGCAATGATCAGCGTGCGTTCAAACTGACCGGTGTTTTCCGCATTGATGCGGAAATAGGTGGACAGTTCCATCGGGCACCGCACGCCCGGTGGGATGTAAACGAAGGATCCATCGGAAAAGACCGCAGAGTTCAGCGTCGCATAGAAGTTGTCCTGCACCGGAACGACCGAGCCAAGGTATTTCTTAACCAGCTCAGGATGCTCTTTGATCGCCTCAGAGATCGAACAGAAAATCACGCCCGCTTTCTTGAGTTCCGCCTGGAACGTCGTGCCCACAGACACCGAGTCAAAGACCGCATCAACCGCAACCTTACGGCCCTCAGCTGGCGCATCCTCAGCGCCTTCAACGCCTGCCAAAATCATCTGTTCTTTCAGAGGAATGCCGAGCTTTTGATATGTTTCCAGGAGCTTAGGATCCACGTCGTCCAAGGATTTCGGCTTTTCTTCCATGCTCTTTGGACGCGCATAGTAGTACTGATCCTGAAAATCGATCTCAGGATAGCTGACCATCGCCCAATCGGGCTCTTCGCGGGACAACCAACGCTGGTAAGCCTCAAGACGCCATTCAGTCATCCACTCAGGTTCGTCGTTCTTTTCAGAAATCAGACGCACGATGTCCTCGGAAAGACCCTTTGGGGCGTATTCCATTTCGATTTCGGTTTCCCAACCGTATTTATAGGCGCCGCCGACCTCGCGCACCGCGTCCACGGTCTCTTGATCGACACCTTCTTTTACGTCTTGGTCCAAAATGGCCATCTGCGTCTCCTTCAATCACGCCGCGCGGGCGCGGAATTTCTGCCATTGAGCCAGCCAAGCTT
This is a stretch of genomic DNA from Cognatishimia activa. It encodes these proteins:
- the sufB gene encoding Fe-S cluster assembly protein SufB, translating into MAILDQDVKEGVDQETVDAVREVGGAYKYGWETEIEMEYAPKGLSEDIVRLISEKNDEPEWMTEWRLEAYQRWLSREEPDWAMVSYPEIDFQDQYYYARPKSMEEKPKSLDDVDPKLLETYQKLGIPLKEQMILAGVEGAEDAPAEGRKVAVDAVFDSVSVGTTFQAELKKAGVIFCSISEAIKEHPELVKKYLGSVVPVQDNFYATLNSAVFSDGSFVYIPPGVRCPMELSTYFRINAENTGQFERTLIIADKGSYVSYLEGCTAPQRDTAQLHAAVVEIIIEEDAEVKYSTVQNWFPGDENGKGGIYNFVTKRADCRGDRAKMMWTQVETGSAVTWKYPSCILRGEESQGEFYSIAIANNHQQADTGTKMIHLGKNTKSRIVSKGISAGVAQNTYRGQVSMHPKAKNSRNYTQCDSLLIGDKCGAHTVPYIEVKNNSSRVEHEATTSKVDDEQMFYCRQRGMDEEEAVALIVNGFAKEVLQALPMEFAMEAQQLVAISLEGSVG